In Brevibacterium pigmentatum, the sequence ACCAACGGGCAGCAGGCCATTGGTGGCACGGTCTGCGCGTTCCGCTCGTCGCGCATCGGACGTTCCTGCGACTGATCGTGCCGGCCGCGCCCTGGGTGTTCGGTGCCGCCGGGGTCGCCTATGCCGTGATGCCGGCGATCGTGCAGGGAGAGCTGGGGGAGTGGACGACGATGTACGCCACGGTGCTCACCGTCGTCACGCTCGGAGCCGGTGCGCTGGTGCAGAACATCGTGCCGTGGATCAACCGGCTGACCGGCGGGCGGGCGCTCGTCGTCGGACTGGCGCTGATGACCGTGGGGATGGGGCTCGGGGCGGTGGCCGCAGCTCTGGCGGACCCGATCCTCGCGTTCATCGTGGCGATCGTGCTCGGTGTCGCCTACGGAATCTGTGTGGTCTCGGGGCTCATCATCGTCCAGGCCATCGCCGCACCGCAGGAGCTCGCCGGCATCACCGGGGTCTACTATTCGCTGGCGTACTCCGGGTTCCTGCTGCCCACGGTGCTCGCCGCCTTACTGCCCGTGCTGTCATACTCGGTGTCCTTGGCGGCCGTGGCCGTCATCTGCCTAGTCTGCCTCTCAGCAGTCGCCATATCCACCGAACACCCCTAATTGCTACCTGACGGCGGCCCAGCAACCTGGCGCCAGGTTGCTGGGCCGCCGTCAGGTAGTACGGGGGAGGGGGAGCGCGCGGAATATCTGGGGTGGTCGGCCTGTTCCGTCTGCGTACACGAAGAATCGAAGCGAAAGAACTGCTGATGAGTACTGTTGTCATTGTCGGAGCGGGATCGGGACTGGGTCTGAGCGTGGCTCAGGCATTCGGAGCGAAAGGCTTCGACGTTGCCCTCGTCGCCCGCAACAAAGACCATCTCGACGACATGAACTCCGCACTGGCGAACAGCAACATCACCTCTCGCGGCTTCGTCGCCGACGTCACGGATGAGTCCCAGATCGCCGCGGCATTCGCACAGGTGCGCGAGGTCTTCGGCCAGGTCGACGTGCTCGTCTACAACGCAGGAGTCATCGCTGCGGTCTCCGCTGCCGAAGCCACGGCCGAACTCACCAATAAGCACCTGCAGGTCAACATCATCGGTGCGATCGCCAGCGCCCAGCAGGTCATCCCCGACATGGTGGAACGAGGACAGGGCGCGATCTTCTTCACCGGTGGTGGCTCCTCGGAACTGACCGCCACCCCGATGCTCACGACCCTGTCCATCGGCAAGTCCGGTCTGCGCAGCTACGCACGCTGCCTGCATGAGGACCTCAAGGACAAGGGCGTCTATGCGGGAATGGTCTCGATCTCCGGAGTCATCGAACCCGGCACCGCATTCGACCCGGACGTCATTGCCCGCGAGTATGTCGACATGTTCGACAAGCGCGATACCGTCGAACGCTTCTTCACCGGTCGGCCAGCCGAGGCGACCAGACCCGCCGACTGAGCCCGCCGAGGCGATCAAACCCGCCGACGCGCCCGAGTCTGCCGAGACGCCCGCGTCTGGGCGCTGATGCCGCTGTCTGGAGATTAACCTCGAGTCCTAAAATGAGAGTATCCGTCAACTACTGATAAGGATCGACTACATGCCCGGCAAGACACGCCACCAATCGCCAGCCGTCAACGCGTTCATCGACATCATGGGGCCACGCCACGTCCTCACTTCTGCGCGGGCGACCGCGCCGTACGCCAAGGGCAACCGCTTCGGCGGCGGCAACGTGCTGGCCGTGCTGCGACCGGGCAGCCTCGTCGACATGTGGCGGGCCCTGCAGGTCTGCGTCGACAACGACCTCATCGTCATCCCGCAGTCGGCCAACACCGGCCTGACCGGCGGCTCCGGGCCCGGCGCGCAGGACTACGACCGCCCGATCGTCATCATCTCGACCCTGCGGATCAATCAAATCTACCTCATCAATGACGCCCACGAAGCGATCTGCCTGGCCGGATCCACCCTGTACGAACTCGACGAGGCGCTCGCCCCGTTCCACCGCGAGCCCCACTCTGTCATCGGCTCGTCCTCGATCGGAGCCTCCGTCATCGGCGGCATCGCGAATAACTCCGGCGGCTCCCAGATCCGCAAGGGCCCGGCGTTCACGAAGCACGCGATCTTCGCCCGCGTCAACGAGGCGGGGCGGCTCGAACTCGTCAACCACCTCGGCGTGGAGCTCGGTGACGACCCCGCCCACATCCTCGACAAACTCCAGCGCGGAGACTGGGACCCGGCCAAGGTCACGCCCGCCCCGGAGGACACGACGGAGACCGAATACGGTGAGCAGGTCCGCAAGATCGTCGATTCCCCGGCTCGATACAACGCGAACTCCGACTACCTGTACGAGGCCTCCGGTTCGGCCGGAAAGCTCATGGTCTTCGCCGTGCGCACCCGCACCTTCCCGAAGGAGGAGGGAGCGACGACGTTCTACGTCGGCACCAACAGCCCGGTCGAACTCGAGGACCTGCGCCGGGCGATCCTCACCTCGGACATGCCGCTGCCGATCTCGGGCGAATACATGGGCCGCCCCTCGTTCGATCTCGCCGAGAAGTTCGGCAAGGACACGTTCGTCTCGATCAAGCACGCCGGCAGCCGCGAGCAGATCAAGTTGTTCGCATTGAAGAACTGGGCCAATGGCGTGTTCGCGAAGCTGCCGTTCTTCGGCGAGACCGTCGCCGACACGATCGCGCAGAACGCGTTCGGCCTGCTGCCGCAGCAGCTGCCTAAGCGGATGCTCGAGTACCGCGACCGGTTCGAGCATCATCTTCTCCTCGTTGTCAGCGCCGAGGAGAAGGCGCGGATGGGTCGATTCCTCGACGATTTCTTCGCCGAGGATGCCCACCACGGTGATTATTTCGTGTGCAGTGCCGATGAAGCGCAGTCCGCGATGCTCCACCGCTTCGGTGCCGCGAGTGCCGCGACCCGGTACTTCAACCTCAACCGCGAGGACTCCTCGGACATGATCACCTTCGACGTGGCGCTGCGCCGCGATGACGATGATTGGCTCGAGGTGCTGCCGGACGAGATCGCCGACCAGCTGCACATCAGCTCCTACTACGGTCACTTCTTCTGCCACGTCCTCCACCAGGATCATGTGGCGAAGAAGGGGGTCGACACTGTGGCGCTGAAGAAGCAGATGACCGAGCTGCTCGAGGCTCGCGGCGCTGCGGTGCCCGCCGAACACAATTACGGCAGGCTCTACTCGGTGCCGCCGGAGATGGAAGCGCACTTCAAAGACCTCGACCCGCACAACGTCTTCAACGCCGGAGTCGGCGAGACGTCTGCGAAGAAGGACTGGGCGTGAATATCTCGGATCCCGTAATCTTGGTGGAGGCTCAGTACTGAGAAAGCAATGGCCCCGGTGATTTGGTCGATTTTTCAGACCAGGGATCATTCCGGGGCTTTCGCTCTCCAGTTTAGTGCAATGACTCAGTCCTCGTCCTCAATGGAGTCGGCAGCGGCCGCCTCGGCGCGAGCCTGCTTGGATTTGCGCACCCGGGAGGCCGTCATGATGGTCAGCGCGATGATGAAACCGATCGCTGCGCCGATCACGATGGAGTAGGTGCTGGACGGGGCGCCGGGCATCGCACGATTGCCCATGCCGGCGTCGATGAGCGGGTAGCCGTTGCTCATGTGGAAGACGACGGCGGCGAGCCAGGCGAGGGTGAATACGCCCCCGATGACGTTGGATATGATCAGTCGCTTCGGCGAGACGCGGGACATGGCCATCGAAAAGTCCACATTCTCGCGCCTGCAGTATGCCGAGATGGCCACTCCGCTCACGCCGGAGGCCAGGACGATGAGTGCTGACCACAAGCCAGCTCCGAGAACGGCAAAGGCGAGTGCGAGCGTGAAGAACGCATACGTGGAGAAGATCGAGCCGAAGGTATAGGCCCGCAGAATGACGTCGCGTTCGCGTTCATCGCCCATCGAGGGGTCGTCGAAGCCGGCGATTCGATCGGCAAAGGCGTTGGGTCGATTCTTTTTGTCACTGACGTTGTTCATGGGGATTCCTCCTGGAGCGAGAAGATCTCTTCGACTGTCGTGTTCAAGGCCCGGGCGATGCGCAGCGCCAGATACACGCTGGGGGCGTAGTCGCCGCGCTCGGTCGCGATGATCGTCTGCCGCGACACCCCGGTGAGCTGGGCTAACTGTGCCTGCGTCAGCCCCGCAGCCTTGCGAACCTGTTTGAGGTCCGAGGTTTGAACTTCCATACCGTTCCTTGATGTCAACTTCTCTTTACATCAACAAGTAAAGCATGTTTGACATCACGATGTCAATGATCTTTGACATCGCCGAGGCGACCCTGCGGTTCCGCGATCCGCGGGCTCGCGATCGGGCCACCGCGGCCGTGCTGGGTGGGTGCAACGTCGTGTCCTCCGCGTGCAACCCCTCGCAAACGCGAAAACACCCCGCCGCAACGGGGTGTTTTCTCGCTATGGGTGGTGGATGGCCAGCCGGCGGTGCGAAGAGAGGCTACCGCGAGGGTGTGCTACTAACGGTGACGGATGCTCGCCGAGGTCGACGCTGCAGCGTTCGCCGAGGCGACCGCCGGTCGCCGCATCGACCTCACCGGCCGCCGCAACACTCGCCCACCGCCGACCTACGACTCCACAACCTTCTCGCGTCGGCGGTCCTTTTCCAGACGGGCTTCGTGGCTCGAACGCTTGGGGTTCAAAAGCTTGAGCAGCGACAGCGCGATGATCGCTCCCAGCACTGCGCAGCCGGCGGGCAGAAGCATCGCGGTCTTCGCATCGAAGGCGTCGATGATGTTGCCGGCGACGGCCGAACCGAAGGCGACGCCGAAGCCCAGCGAGGTGCCCAACCAGGCGAACGCCTCGGTGAGCCTGCGCGGGGGAGCGAGCTGCTCGATGACGGAATTCGCGCCGATGAGGCTCGGTGCGATCGCGGATCCGACGACGATGAGGATGATGCCGTAGGTGATCATCGAGTTGGCCAGCAGCATCAGGCATGCGCCCACGGCCAGAGCGGACACGGCCACGCCGAAGCGGTGATGGACGGCGGCCTGCCAGTTCCGAGCCCCGTACAGCGCGCCGGAGACCAGTGATCCCAGCGCCAGGCACGACAGCAGCACACCGGCAGAGGACTTCACGCCGAGTTCGTCGGCGAAGGCGACGGCGATGACGTCGATGGCACCGAAGTTCACGCCGAGGAAGATGTTGACGACGATGATCGCGAAGATGCCCGGGTTCGAGAACACGTGGCCCTTCGCCTCGGTGGTCCGCTCCACCGGCGGCGGTTCGGTCGACTTCTGGATGTAGAGCAGCAGCGAGCCGACGCCGACGGTGACCATCGACAGGATGATTCCCGCCGGCGGCCACACGGCGGTGGCGAGCACCGTGGCCAGCACCGGCCCGGAGACGAACATCAGCTCATCGGCGACCGATTCCCAGGAGAACGCGGTCTGCAGCTTCTTCGGGGTGTCGACGATATGCGACCAGCGCGAACGCACGAGCGAACCGACGGAGCCGACGGTGGCGCCGCCGATGCCGGCGAAGACGAAGACGAATCCCGTCCACCATTCCTCGTACACGGAGACGATGAGCAGCGCCAACGCGATGAGGTGGGTGATGACGATGGGCACCATGACCTTCGCCTGGCCGAGGCGGTCGACGAGGCGAGCGATCCCGGGGCCGGCAAGTGCCTGGACGATCATGTAGACGGCGGAGACGATGCCCGCCATGCCGTATGACCCGGTCACGCCCTGGATGAAGAGGACGATTCCCAGCCCCAGCACTGCGATGGGCATCCGGGCGACGAGACCGGCCAAGGAGAACTTGAGAGCACCGGGAAGCGACAGAATTTCCCGATAGTTATTGAACACCAGGAAAGTCTACCGAGCGCCCCGAACGACAGCCAGACGAATTCTGCGTTATTCCTGGTGAATCCCCTCACCTCGACCCCGGGGGTCATCAGTGGGTAACGAACCGGTATCAGTCCCGGTCCACCCGGTCGAAACCGGGGATCTTCGCGTCTGACAAGGCAGAACACCTCGCCGATGCGGCTCTGCCCTCCCGTCCGCCCCCGCGCTTGGGCGCGGGGTGAGCCGCGCAGCTGAGAAACGAGTCACCTCTGTCGCTATACAATGAGCGGGATTGCCCAATGACCCCGGCGCCCGGCGCCGACCGCTCAAACCCCGGAGTGCCGATGACGGACAACACCACCTTCGACGATCTCTTCGACCACCAGAACGAGGAACAGCAGCGCCCGCGCAAGAAGAAGCGCGTCTGGCGCAAGGTACTCGTCGCACTGCTGATCATCGTCATCCTCGGCGTGCTCGGCATCGGGCTCTACGTCTGGAGCGTCGGCCGGTCGTTCGACAAGAACGCGAACCAGCTCAGCGATGAGCAGGTCTTCGGCAAGTCCGGCGGCGGCAAGGACGGCGACGGCACGAACATCCTGCTGCTGGGCTCGGACGAGTCGATGAAAGATGTCGACGTCAACGATTCGCGCGGCCTGCGTTCGGACACGATCATGGTCATGCACCTGCCCGAGGACGGCGGCAACGTCCAGATCATGTCGATCCCGCGCGACACGTACGTCGACATCGAGGGCCACGGAAAGTCGAAGATCAACGCGGCACTGTCCTACGGCGGTCTGCCGCTGGCCGTGTCGACGGTCTCGGACTTCATCGGCACCGAACTGGATCACGTGGCGATCATCGACTTCGAGGGATTCAAGGCACTGACCGACAGCCTCGGCGGGGTGACCGTGAACTCCGAGCAGGCGTTCGAGAAGAACGGCTACTCGTTCACCAAGGGCGAGAACGTCCTCAACGGTGACCAGGCGCTGACCTTCGTGCGTGAGCGCAAGCAGTTCCAGGACGGCGACTTCCAGCGTGCACGTAACCAACAGGCGTTCATCCGCGGGCTGACGAACGAGATGATCTCGGCCGATACTCTGTCGAACCCGAAGAAGATCCAGGACATGGTCAAGAACTTCGCGCCGTACATGTACGTCGACTCGGGCATGGACGCGAAGTACATCTCCGCGACCGCGTTCAACATGCGCGACGTCCGCCCCGGTGACATCGAGTTCTTCACCGCGCCCGTCGCCGGCGTCGGCACCTCCCCGGACGGTCAGTCGGTCGTCAACGTCGACGAGGATGAGCTGAAGAAGGTCCGCGACGCGTTCAAGAACGACACTGTGGCCGACTACGTGCAGAACGCCCCGGAGGCCCACTTGTAGAACCTCGCCGAGGCGGCTCACCGCAGCCGTAGGCGCCGAGACCCAGCGTCGCTGAGTCACACGCCGAGCCCCGCTCCAGGATCGTTCTGGAGCGGGGCTCTTGTTGTACGGCGAGTTTCGGCCGATATCAGCGGACGCATAATCGCCTTTAGTTCTAGTCATCGAGTTTTAGATCGATGACTGGAACTAAAGGCGATGAGGTCGAGGCGAGTCAGCCGTCGAAGTCGACCCTGTGCACAGCGTGGGGTGCTGCACCCCATTCGTCCTGGTCGCCGATGGCCTGGTTGGAGACACCGAGCGTCATCTTCTCGCCGGTCTCCGTGTTCCGGTAGGTGATGTAGGTTGTTCCCGCGGCGCCTTCTGCTCCGGAGTTCCTCCAATGAGAACCGTTTTCATTGCCGTGGTCTGCCAGTTTCTTTGCGACTTCGTCGCTGGCAAACGCTTCGACGCGTTCGGTGTTGTCCTGGCCCCAGGCGATGACGAGTTCGTCAGCATACTTGCCGGCTTCGATCGGGTAGTAGATGGACTGCGTGTCGACGTCTGTGGCGGCCGACTGAGCCGATGAGTTGGCTGCGCCAGAGTCTGCGGCCATGGCTGGTCCTGTTGCGAGTCCGAGTCCGGCGAGTCCGGCGACGGTGGCAACTCCGAGGGCTGCAGTTCGTGTGCGGATAGTGGATTTCATTGTGCTTTCCCTTCTGCTTCTGCGTCGCCGTGACGAGGCGACGGGTTGTTGTCGCAGATCAGTCTTGTCGCCGATTCTGAGGTGGAGGCAACGGTGGCTGAAAGCACAATCAAAGCGGATAACAGCGCGAAGTCAGGAATATTGCAGTCGTGCGACAGGCGCAGTCAAACGGTGGTGAATTCCAGGCAAACGGCGATAGTTCCCGACTGTACAATCTGGCAGAACAGCAAGCTGACGGCACTTCCGCGCGTTCTGTCTGGAAACCGCCGGGGAACGCGTTCTACGACAATTCCGACTGTGCGGCGATATCCGATCGTGACCCGCTGGGGGCTTACAAAATGAGCAGAAGTCCGCACCGGATCAAACAGAAGTCCGCGCAGGGGCGTGAAGCTGCGATCAACGGCTGCACCCGCGCCTGCGGCCCTCACCCGCGCCTGCGGCCCGCACCTGAACGCGGACTAGCCGTGCGCTTACTCCAGCACCCCGTCGACGAGAGTGCGGGCGTCATGCTGGACCTGGCGCAGGTGGTCCTCATCGCGGACCGATTCTGCGTAGATCTTGTAGACGTCTTCCGTGCCCGACGGTCGTACGGCGAACCATGCATTGTCCGTGGTGACCTTGAGCCCGCCGATGGGTGCATTGTTGCCCGACGCCGAGGTGAGCACCTCCTTCACGGGTTCACCGCCGACGGTCTTCGCGCTCACCTGGGAGGCTTCCAGGGACCCCAACCGTTCCTTCTGCGCCCGCGTCGCCGGAGCATCCTGACGCGCGTAGAAGCTGGAGCCGTGATTCGCAGCCAGCCCTGCGTAGCGCTGCGAGGGAGTCTGCCCGGTCTTCGCAGTCATCTCGGCGGCAAGGAGGGCGAGGATGATACCGTCCTTGTCCGTCGACCACACCTTGCCGTCGCTGCGCAGGAACGATGCGCCGGCCGATTCCTCGCCGCCGAAGGCCAACGTCGAATCGAGCAGGCCGGGAACGAACCATTTGAAGCCGACGGGCACCTCGAAGAGGGTGCGATTATGCGCGGCGACGATGCGGTCGACGATCGACGAGGTGACCAGAGTCTTGCCGATCGCGGCGCCCTTCGGCCAATTGGTACGGGAGTCGAGCAGATAGTCGATGGCGGCTGCCAGATAGTGATTCGGATTCATCAGGCCGGCATCGGGAGTGACGATGCCGTGACGGTCGGCATCGGCGTCGTTGCCGGTGGCGATGTCGAAGTCGTTGCGCGAGGCGATGAGGCCGGCCATCGCATAGGGGGAGGAGCAGTCCATGCGGATGTTCTCGTCCCAATCCAGGGTCATGAACGACCAGGTGGGGTCGACGTCCGGATGGACGACGTCGAGGTTGAGGTCGTAGTCCTCGGCGATGGCCGCCCAGTAGTCGACGCTGGCTCCGCCGAGCGGATCGGCGCCGATCTTCAGCCCGGAGCTGCGAATGACGTCGAGGTCGATGACAGACTCGAGGCCGTCGACATAGTTCGAGACGTAGTCGAAGTTCTCGGTGTTCTCCAGATGGAATGCCCGCTGGAACGGGGTGCGCGGGATCTTCTCCCACCCCTCGGTCAGATACTGGTTCGCGCGTTCGGCGATCCAGGTCGTCGTCTCGGTGCCGGCGGGCCCGCCGTGCGGCGGGTTGTACTTGATGCCGCCGTCGGCGGGCGGATTGTGGCTGGGAGTGACGATGATGCCGTCGGCCTGCGCATCCTCGCGCGACTTCCCGCCATTGAAGCCGAGGATCGCGTGGGAGACCGCGGGGGTCGGGGTGAAACCGTCGCGTTCGTCGATGAGCGCCGGAACCTCGGCTGCGGCGAGCACCTCGAGGACGGTGAGGAAGGCGGGCTCACTCAGTGCGTGAGTGTCACGGCCGAGGAAGACCGGCCCACGGATGCCTTTTTCTCTGCGGAAGTCGACGATCGCCGCGGCGATGGCCGCGATGTGCGCCTCGTTGAAGGAGCGATTGAAGCTCGAACCGCGGTGGCCGGACGTCCCGAAGCTCACTGCTTGCGAAGGCACCGAGGGGTCGGGAACCAAGTCGTGATAGGAATCGAGAAGGGCAGGGATGTCAACGAGATCCTTGTCCTGGGCCAGCTGGCCGGCGCGTGTTGTCATTCTTCTACCTAACCAAATGACAGCGGTTGCGCACAGTTGTGTCCACGGAGTTCTTGCATCGTGGACTTCGACGGCCCCTCGGCGGGAGAATCAGCGGCCTCGCTCGCCCTGCTGACGTCTCAGTCCGGCGGCTCCACTGAGTCGTCCTCCTCTTCCTTCGTGTCACCACCGCTGATATCCCGGTCTTTGTCTGGGGAGGAAGACCCTTCCGCTTTGGCCTGGGCTTCCTCGGGATCCCGATCGATCGGAACATCGTGCTCAGCAGCGATGCGCTCGAGCCTCTCTTCGGGAGTTTGGGAACTGCCTTCGGCGTCGGTCTCCGCGCCGACTCCGACAGCAGTGCTCTCGATGTCCTGCTCGTCTTCGGTCTGCTCTTCTGCTGAGTTCTCCGGCAGGTTCTTCTTCTCGTCACTCATGACTTCGGCTCCTTTCGGAGTTGAACACGCTCACCGCGTTCGACGGAGGAATGGGGATCACCAGATGTGCCTCAGTGATCCGTGGTCTCGACGGTAGACCCATCGTGGCATGCGGGCAAGGGGGTTCAAACCGACGGTCAGGGACCTGTGCAAGGTGAGTGCCCTGAGATACAGTGAAATCACTCTGTGGAGAGGCGCTGAGCGGCCTGTCCCACGGCAACCCCCAAGATTGGGACGAGGATCAAAGATGGTCGGGCCCGACGAGAAATCGGTCAGACAGCGAGCATTCACCGGCGGCCTGCCTGCCGACCGCTTCATCGATTCGACCCTGGCAGACATCCACGCACGGTACGGCGGACTCGACGACGGTGAGGTCGCCGACTACATCCCGATCCTCGCCGAGGCGGATCCCCGATGGTTCGGACTCAGCCTCATCGAATCGGCCGGGACCGTGCACGAGGCCGGAGACGTCGATATCGAGTTCTCCATCCAATCCATCTCCAAGGCCTTCGTCTTCGCGCTCGTCTGTCAGGCCCGCAGCTCCGAACTCGTCCACGAACGCGTCGGCGTCAACAACACGGGACTCGCCTTCAACTCGGTGATGGCGATCGAACTCAACGACGGCAAACCGTTGAACTCGATGGTCAACGCCGGCGCCATCGCCACGACCGCACTCATGCCCGGGGCCACCTCGGCGGAGAAATGGGAGAACATCCGCTCCGGGCTCTCCCGTTTCGCCGGGCGGCCGCTTCGCCTCGACGGCCGGGTGTACGAATCGGAGATGAAGACGAATCAGCGCAACAAGGCCTTGGCTCGTCTGCTCGAGAGCTATGGGCGGATCATCACGGATCCGCTCGACACCGTCGACATCTACACCCGGCAGTGCTCGCTGCTGGTCACCGCGCATGACCTCGCGGTGATGGGTGCGACCCTGGCCGACGGAGGAATCAATCCGCTGACCGGTCGGCAGGTCGTCTCCGCCGAGGTGGCCCGTGACACGCTCGCGCTGCTCGCCTCGTGTGGAATGTACGAAAACAGCGGCGAATGGCTCTTCGAGATCGGACTGCCTGCCAAGTCCGGGGTGTCCGGGGGCATCGTCGCCATCGCGCCAGGCAAGGGAGCGCTGGGCACTTTTTCGCCGAGGTTGGACTCCGCGGGCAACAGTGTGCGCGGACAGCGCGCGTGCTTTCACATCTCCCGGGTGCTGGGCATGAATCTCTTCGCATCGAACGCGGCCGTCGAACGCCCACGGAAAGGACAATGATGAGCGCCGAAACCACACCGCACGACATCGCCGAGGAGCGCAGATCCTGGGCACCGATGATCGGGCTCTTCCTCGCCCAGGTGCTCATGTCGTTCAACGTCGCCGCCCTGCCGATCTCGCTCGGCGGAATGGTCGAGGACTTCGGTGTTCCGCCCACGGTCGCCTCGTCGACGATCGTCGTCTACGGCCTTGCCGTGGCCGCGCTCGTGATGACCGGCGCGAAGCTGGGACAGCGGATCGGGTGGGTGCTCATCTTCCGCGTCGTCCTCGTCGTCTTCGCGGCATCCTCGCTGCTGATGATCTTCTCCCGGACGGTCACCTGGGTCATCACCGGTCAACTGCTCGCCGGGGCCGCCGCCGCGATCATCGTGCCGGCCCTGGTCGCGCTCATCGCGGAGAACTACCGGGGTGCGCAGCAGGCCGCGGCGGTCGGTTCGCTCGGTTCGGCGCGTGCTTTCTCCGGGATGAGTGCCTTCCTCATCGGCGGCACTCTCGGCACGTTCGTCGGATGGCGGCCGATCTTCTTCATCACCCTGGGACTGGCCGTCATCGTCTTCGCACTGACGTTCACGCTGAAGTCGGACAAGGGGGACGCTGCGATCCGGATCGACCTCGTCGCTTCGGCGCTCATCGGTGCTGCGGTCGTGCTGCTGACGTTGGGGTTCAACAACCTCAACGGGTGGGGGATCATCCGCGCCGAGGATGGGGCACCTATCTCGATCGCGGGGCTGTCACCGGCGCCAGTGTTCATCGTCGTCGGCGTGGTCCTCGGGCAGCTGTTCTTCGTCTGGACGAAGAGGCGGAAGGCGGCGGGGAAGGTTCCGCTCGTCGACATCAGCGTGCTCGGTCGTCCGAGTGAGCGGGCAGCGGTCTATGCGATGTTCGTCATCGTCGCCATGGAGGCGGCGGTGAACTTCACCGTGCCCACTTACATTCAGGTCGTCCAGGGGCGCACCCCTTTCGATACCTCGTTGGCGATGCTGCCGTTCAACCTCACGGTCTTCGTCACCGCGACTCTCATCGTCCGCTTCTACAAGCGGTTCTCACCAAGGACCATTGCCCTGTTCTCCTTCGGGCTGACGACGGCGGCACTCGTCTGGCTGGCCTTCGTTGTGACGAACAACTGGGAGACTCTGCCGACGATCCTCGGCCTCATCGTCTTCGGCATCGGTCAGGGTGCGCTCGTGACCTTGGTCTTCAACGTCCTCGTCACTGCCGCGCCGAAGCATCTGGCCGGTGATGTCGGTTCGATCCGCGGTACCGCGCAGAATCTCGCCTCGGCGGTCGGTACGGCGGTGATGGGAGCGCTGCTGGTCACGGTGCTCTCGGCCGGTCTGGCCTCTGCCGCCGACGATCATCCCGATCTGCCGCCGGAACTCGTCGAGCAGGTCGACCTCGACAATGCGAACTTCGTGAGCAACGACGAACTGCGCGACGTCCTCGAGGGGACGACGGCGACACCGGACCAGGTCGAGCATGCCGTCGAGCTCAACTCCCAGCAGCGACTGCGCACGCTCAAGCTCGGCTTCCTCATCCTCGCCGGCATCAGCCTGATCGCGGCAGTGCCGGCTTCCCGGCTGCC encodes:
- a CDS encoding SDR family NAD(P)-dependent oxidoreductase yields the protein MSTVVIVGAGSGLGLSVAQAFGAKGFDVALVARNKDHLDDMNSALANSNITSRGFVADVTDESQIAAAFAQVREVFGQVDVLVYNAGVIAAVSAAEATAELTNKHLQVNIIGAIASAQQVIPDMVERGQGAIFFTGGGSSELTATPMLTTLSIGKSGLRSYARCLHEDLKDKGVYAGMVSISGVIEPGTAFDPDVIAREYVDMFDKRDTVERFFTGRPAEATRPAD
- the dld gene encoding D-lactate dehydrogenase, coding for MPGKTRHQSPAVNAFIDIMGPRHVLTSARATAPYAKGNRFGGGNVLAVLRPGSLVDMWRALQVCVDNDLIVIPQSANTGLTGGSGPGAQDYDRPIVIISTLRINQIYLINDAHEAICLAGSTLYELDEALAPFHREPHSVIGSSSIGASVIGGIANNSGGSQIRKGPAFTKHAIFARVNEAGRLELVNHLGVELGDDPAHILDKLQRGDWDPAKVTPAPEDTTETEYGEQVRKIVDSPARYNANSDYLYEASGSAGKLMVFAVRTRTFPKEEGATTFYVGTNSPVELEDLRRAILTSDMPLPISGEYMGRPSFDLAEKFGKDTFVSIKHAGSREQIKLFALKNWANGVFAKLPFFGETVADTIAQNAFGLLPQQLPKRMLEYRDRFEHHLLLVVSAEEKARMGRFLDDFFAEDAHHGDYFVCSADEAQSAMLHRFGAASAATRYFNLNREDSSDMITFDVALRRDDDDWLEVLPDEIADQLHISSYYGHFFCHVLHQDHVAKKGVDTVALKKQMTELLEARGAAVPAEHNYGRLYSVPPEMEAHFKDLDPHNVFNAGVGETSAKKDWA
- a CDS encoding helix-turn-helix transcriptional regulator, coding for MEVQTSDLKQVRKAAGLTQAQLAQLTGVSRQTIIATERGDYAPSVYLALRIARALNTTVEEIFSLQEESP
- a CDS encoding MFS transporter; protein product: MFNNYREILSLPGALKFSLAGLVARMPIAVLGLGIVLFIQGVTGSYGMAGIVSAVYMIVQALAGPGIARLVDRLGQAKVMVPIVITHLIALALLIVSVYEEWWTGFVFVFAGIGGATVGSVGSLVRSRWSHIVDTPKKLQTAFSWESVADELMFVSGPVLATVLATAVWPPAGIILSMVTVGVGSLLLYIQKSTEPPPVERTTEAKGHVFSNPGIFAIIVVNIFLGVNFGAIDVIAVAFADELGVKSSAGVLLSCLALGSLVSGALYGARNWQAAVHHRFGVAVSALAVGACLMLLANSMITYGIILIVVGSAIAPSLIGANSVIEQLAPPRRLTEAFAWLGTSLGFGVAFGSAVAGNIIDAFDAKTAMLLPAGCAVLGAIIALSLLKLLNPKRSSHEARLEKDRRREKVVES
- a CDS encoding LCP family protein, whose product is MTDNTTFDDLFDHQNEEQQRPRKKKRVWRKVLVALLIIVILGVLGIGLYVWSVGRSFDKNANQLSDEQVFGKSGGGKDGDGTNILLLGSDESMKDVDVNDSRGLRSDTIMVMHLPEDGGNVQIMSIPRDTYVDIEGHGKSKINAALSYGGLPLAVSTVSDFIGTELDHVAIIDFEGFKALTDSLGGVTVNSEQAFEKNGYSFTKGENVLNGDQALTFVRERKQFQDGDFQRARNQQAFIRGLTNEMISADTLSNPKKIQDMVKNFAPYMYVDSGMDAKYISATAFNMRDVRPGDIEFFTAPVAGVGTSPDGQSVVNVDEDELKKVRDAFKNDTVADYVQNAPEAHL
- the pgm gene encoding phosphoglucomutase (alpha-D-glucose-1,6-bisphosphate-dependent); protein product: MTTRAGQLAQDKDLVDIPALLDSYHDLVPDPSVPSQAVSFGTSGHRGSSFNRSFNEAHIAAIAAAIVDFRREKGIRGPVFLGRDTHALSEPAFLTVLEVLAAAEVPALIDERDGFTPTPAVSHAILGFNGGKSREDAQADGIIVTPSHNPPADGGIKYNPPHGGPAGTETTTWIAERANQYLTEGWEKIPRTPFQRAFHLENTENFDYVSNYVDGLESVIDLDVIRSSGLKIGADPLGGASVDYWAAIAEDYDLNLDVVHPDVDPTWSFMTLDWDENIRMDCSSPYAMAGLIASRNDFDIATGNDADADRHGIVTPDAGLMNPNHYLAAAIDYLLDSRTNWPKGAAIGKTLVTSSIVDRIVAAHNRTLFEVPVGFKWFVPGLLDSTLAFGGEESAGASFLRSDGKVWSTDKDGIILALLAAEMTAKTGQTPSQRYAGLAANHGSSFYARQDAPATRAQKERLGSLEASQVSAKTVGGEPVKEVLTSASGNNAPIGGLKVTTDNAWFAVRPSGTEDVYKIYAESVRDEDHLRQVQHDARTLVDGVLE
- the glsA gene encoding glutaminase A, with translation MVGPDEKSVRQRAFTGGLPADRFIDSTLADIHARYGGLDDGEVADYIPILAEADPRWFGLSLIESAGTVHEAGDVDIEFSIQSISKAFVFALVCQARSSELVHERVGVNNTGLAFNSVMAIELNDGKPLNSMVNAGAIATTALMPGATSAEKWENIRSGLSRFAGRPLRLDGRVYESEMKTNQRNKALARLLESYGRIITDPLDTVDIYTRQCSLLVTAHDLAVMGATLADGGINPLTGRQVVSAEVARDTLALLASCGMYENSGEWLFEIGLPAKSGVSGGIVAIAPGKGALGTFSPRLDSAGNSVRGQRACFHISRVLGMNLFASNAAVERPRKGQ